A genomic segment from Dethiobacter alkaliphilus AHT 1 encodes:
- a CDS encoding MBL fold metallo-hydrolase, with amino-acid sequence MQLTVLGCFGPYPRAGQSCSGYLVQEGDSAVLLDCGNGVLSRLRYYIEPWNLDAVVLSHLHSDHVSDMMIIRYAIMVKRYQEPGPALKVYAPADPQSEYDRLAYKDFVATYPVTEDTCLRLGNMEITFSKGAHPVLSHLITIQSGEKKLVYSGDTEYFPEMSQRIKGADLFLCEANYLREDIQKGHVNHLAAYQAANAALEGEVKRLVLTHHHPDRNQEHSLQEAREIFANTELAVADKQYTL; translated from the coding sequence TTGCAATTAACTGTTTTGGGCTGTTTTGGGCCTTACCCAAGGGCCGGGCAGAGCTGCTCCGGTTATTTGGTGCAGGAGGGTGACTCTGCAGTTTTGCTGGACTGCGGAAACGGTGTGTTGAGCCGACTGCGCTATTACATTGAGCCCTGGAACCTGGATGCGGTGGTCCTCAGCCACTTACACAGCGACCATGTAAGTGATATGATGATTATCCGCTATGCCATAATGGTAAAGAGATATCAAGAACCCGGTCCTGCACTTAAGGTTTATGCTCCAGCTGATCCTCAATCTGAGTACGACCGCCTCGCGTATAAAGATTTTGTCGCTACCTACCCGGTTACAGAAGATACGTGTTTAAGGCTGGGTAATATGGAGATTACCTTCTCTAAAGGCGCTCATCCTGTTTTGTCACATCTTATTACCATCCAGTCAGGTGAAAAGAAACTGGTTTATTCCGGAGATACGGAATATTTTCCGGAAATGTCACAGCGGATTAAAGGCGCTGATTTGTTTTTGTGCGAAGCAAATTATCTCCGGGAGGATATCCAAAAAGGACATGTGAATCATCTGGCAGCATATCAGGCGGCCAACGCCGCCCTGGAAGGAGAGGTAAAGCGTTTGGTTCTTACCCATCACCACCCGGACCGCAATCAGGAGCACTCGCTGCAGGAAGCCAGGGAAATTTTTGCAAACACAGAACTGGCTGTGGCAGACAAGCAGTATACGCTCTAG
- a CDS encoding spore coat protein yields the protein MQKLTDQDIAQCLLKDEKFSCNLINSCIQEAADNNLRRDWQNCLQNSQQMQKQVFDAMNQKGWYSPAKADMQQMSQAQNQFSQNQMQ from the coding sequence ATGCAAAAGCTGACAGATCAGGATATCGCTCAATGCTTGTTAAAAGATGAGAAATTCAGCTGCAATTTGATTAACAGCTGCATACAGGAAGCAGCGGATAATAATTTGCGTCGTGACTGGCAAAACTGCCTGCAAAATTCCCAGCAAATGCAAAAGCAGGTTTTTGATGCCATGAACCAAAAAGGTTGGTATTCTCCGGCCAAAGCCGACATGCAGCAAATGAGCCAGGCGCAAAACCAGTTTTCCCAAAATCAGATGCAATAA
- a CDS encoding AMP-binding protein encodes MANMKNYEETYQNFKLEVPEYFNWATDEFDRWGKDPDKLGLWVVDDFGNETKLTFAELTKLSCKLANVFRANNIQEGDKIITILGKIPSFWVTMLASLRSGVVVSPGTGQLTAKDIQYRFDASGAVAIIVDEEMAAKVDAVAADCPTLKTKIVVGKRDGWLSFDDEISRADGNFEATKTKADDNAILYFTSGTTGMPKMTVHTHASYGIGHRITGKFWLDLTENDVHWNLSDTGWAKAAWSSFFGPWNCGATIFAHDSTGKFDGKRILEMLSDYPITTLCGPPTAYRVFVQDDLSKYNFKSLRHCVAAGEPLNPEVINVWKEATGTTIYDGYGQTETVLLVANFPCNEVKVGSMGKTSPGFYVAMIDEDGKEVPAGQEGDIAVRIKPERPVGLFKEYYNEPERTAATVRGDWYVTGDRGIRDEDGYVWFVGRADDLILSSGYRIGPFEVESALIEHDAVAESAVVASPDEVRGEIVKAFVILAPGYEGTPELVKELQNFVKNLTAPYKYPREIEFVESLPKTVSGKIRRIELRDMEKEKKLNQNK; translated from the coding sequence ATGGCTAATATGAAAAACTATGAAGAAACCTACCAAAACTTTAAGCTGGAAGTTCCGGAATATTTTAACTGGGCCACCGACGAGTTTGACCGTTGGGGAAAAGATCCGGATAAATTGGGTCTTTGGGTAGTGGACGACTTCGGTAACGAAACTAAGCTGACTTTTGCAGAATTAACTAAGCTTTCCTGTAAACTGGCAAACGTTTTCCGTGCCAACAATATTCAGGAAGGCGATAAGATTATTACTATTTTGGGTAAAATTCCATCATTCTGGGTTACTATGTTGGCTTCTCTTCGTTCCGGCGTTGTGGTATCTCCCGGTACAGGTCAGTTAACTGCCAAAGATATTCAGTACCGTTTTGATGCCTCCGGTGCGGTGGCCATAATCGTTGATGAGGAAATGGCGGCTAAGGTAGATGCAGTTGCCGCAGATTGCCCCACACTTAAAACCAAAATCGTGGTGGGCAAGCGTGACGGCTGGCTTTCCTTTGATGATGAAATTAGCCGTGCCGACGGGAACTTTGAAGCCACTAAGACTAAAGCGGACGATAACGCTATTTTATACTTTACCTCCGGTACTACCGGCATGCCGAAAATGACAGTACATACCCATGCATCTTATGGTATCGGCCATCGTATTACCGGAAAGTTTTGGCTTGACTTAACAGAAAATGATGTGCACTGGAACTTGTCTGATACAGGTTGGGCAAAAGCTGCCTGGAGCAGCTTCTTTGGACCGTGGAACTGCGGAGCGACGATATTTGCACATGACAGTACCGGTAAATTTGACGGAAAACGCATCCTTGAGATGTTGAGCGACTATCCCATTACCACTCTCTGCGGGCCGCCCACAGCATACAGGGTATTTGTTCAGGATGATCTGAGTAAATATAATTTTAAGAGCCTGCGTCACTGTGTGGCCGCCGGTGAACCTCTAAATCCGGAAGTTATTAACGTCTGGAAAGAAGCCACAGGAACTACAATTTATGATGGGTATGGCCAGACAGAAACGGTGTTATTGGTAGCTAACTTCCCCTGTAATGAAGTTAAGGTGGGTTCCATGGGTAAAACTTCACCCGGTTTCTATGTGGCTATGATTGATGAGGACGGTAAAGAGGTACCCGCCGGCCAGGAAGGTGACATTGCCGTAAGAATTAAGCCTGAGCGTCCCGTTGGCCTCTTTAAGGAATATTATAATGAGCCGGAGCGTACTGCAGCCACAGTACGGGGTGACTGGTATGTAACCGGTGATCGTGGTATCCGTGATGAGGACGGCTATGTCTGGTTTGTGGGTCGGGCAGATGATCTTATCCTAAGTTCCGGCTACCGTATCGGCCCATTTGAAGTGGAAAGTGCCTTAATTGAGCACGATGCCGTTGCTGAATCAGCGGTGGTTGCCAGCCCCGATGAAGTGCGGGGAGAAATTGTAAAGGCCTTTGTTATTTTGGCCCCCGGCTATGAGGGTACGCCCGAACTGGTTAAGGAACTGCAAAACTTTGTTAAGAATCTGACTGCTCCATATAAATATCCGCGCGAAATCGAATTTGTCGAAAGCCTGCCCAAGACTGTAAGCGGTAAAATCCGCCGGATTGAGCTGCGGGATATGGAGAAGGAGAAGAAGCTGAACCAAAATAAATAG
- a CDS encoding DUF1657 domain-containing protein, protein MSDVRNLVEDSIKKCQSSAADLRSAAEQAQNNAAKNSFEQAAKELENCVQKCQTALNQLY, encoded by the coding sequence ATGAGTGATGTTCGCAATCTTGTAGAGGATTCCATCAAGAAGTGTCAAAGCTCTGCGGCAGACTTGCGGTCTGCAGCGGAACAAGCACAAAACAACGCAGCTAAAAACTCATTTGAACAAGCCGCTAAAGAGCTGGAAAACTGTGTGCAAAAATGCCAGACAGCCTTAAATCAATTATATTAA
- a CDS encoding multiheme c-type cytochrome yields MSKKVLLVLVLGLVLVLAAGCGNNDANNQPNNDNDADDVSPAVAEFVGSDSCKGCHSGIYGEWEDSWHTVKALEGPYFGAENEANIYEWVRNDWDNLTTYMILDQADSNTLYVAAERTPVEEVAYVVGQVYKQRYTAYYDGGPREAFLATTEDGGISWTLNTDETVEFAGNKERAGYNFLFIETRPNETENPNKYGEHRSWQERCIACHTTGFDADAWDEAKEDFMAGEREDLKDIFVADLRVGCEACHGPGSVHNETRSAEDIINPANFTAYEDRMMTCEQCHDRNSRSMRSADANDARGFVVGQNLDDYRVQISPSWGTGSRNVSLDGKGRRGHQQNMDMRLSRFLGVGYHADQVCFDCHTPHGVGVNPDNLRLRDDVQSCTDCHDFDAAEAFDGSRGWEAGAFGAWGTEAGRGGTKQHLFNFNEDGLVYGLSPEQYTWVLKDDGDESEQDGWQAIWPWRLDELEAQGKTTFVGAEPWNQ; encoded by the coding sequence ATGTCGAAAAAAGTCTTGCTTGTACTGGTACTCGGCTTGGTATTGGTACTTGCAGCCGGCTGTGGCAACAATGATGCCAATAATCAGCCAAACAATGACAACGATGCAGACGATGTTTCTCCTGCAGTGGCCGAGTTTGTGGGATCTGATTCCTGCAAAGGCTGTCACAGTGGAATTTATGGTGAGTGGGAGGACAGCTGGCACACAGTAAAGGCTTTAGAGGGGCCGTACTTTGGTGCCGAGAATGAAGCAAACATTTACGAGTGGGTCCGTAATGACTGGGATAACCTTACCACGTACATGATTTTGGACCAAGCTGACAGTAATACCCTTTATGTTGCCGCGGAAAGAACTCCTGTAGAAGAAGTTGCTTATGTTGTGGGACAAGTGTACAAACAGCGCTATACTGCTTATTATGATGGTGGTCCCAGAGAAGCGTTTTTGGCCACCACCGAAGACGGCGGGATTTCCTGGACGCTAAATACCGATGAAACCGTTGAGTTTGCCGGCAACAAAGAACGTGCCGGTTACAATTTCCTCTTCATCGAGACACGTCCCAACGAAACGGAAAACCCTAACAAGTACGGTGAACACCGTTCCTGGCAGGAACGCTGTATTGCCTGCCATACCACCGGATTTGACGCCGATGCCTGGGATGAGGCCAAAGAGGACTTTATGGCCGGAGAGCGCGAAGACCTGAAGGATATCTTTGTTGCCGATTTACGCGTGGGTTGTGAAGCCTGCCATGGTCCCGGCAGTGTTCATAACGAAACCCGTTCCGCAGAAGATATCATTAATCCTGCTAACTTCACAGCTTATGAAGACAGAATGATGACCTGTGAACAGTGTCATGACCGTAACTCCAGAAGCATGAGATCCGCCGATGCCAACGATGCCCGTGGTTTTGTGGTAGGTCAAAATCTGGATGATTACCGTGTACAGATTAGCCCCAGCTGGGGAACCGGCAGCCGGAACGTTTCCCTTGACGGCAAAGGCCGCCGTGGCCACCAGCAGAATATGGACATGAGACTTTCCCGTTTCCTGGGTGTGGGATACCATGCCGACCAGGTTTGCTTTGACTGCCACACTCCGCATGGTGTGGGCGTAAATCCAGACAACCTGCGGTTGAGAGACGATGTGCAGTCCTGCACCGATTGTCATGACTTCGATGCAGCCGAGGCTTTTGACGGTTCCCGCGGTTGGGAAGCAGGAGCGTTTGGCGCCTGGGGCACAGAAGCCGGCCGTGGAGGCACTAAGCAGCATTTGTTTAACTTTAACGAGGACGGCTTAGTATACGGCTTGTCTCCCGAGCAGTACACTTGGGTACTGAAGGATGATGGAGATGAAAGTGAGCAAGATGGCTGGCAGGCAATTTGGCCCTGGCGCTTAGATGAATTAGAAGCTCAAGGCAAAACCACTTTCGTGGGAGCAGAGCCCTGGAACCAGTAA
- a CDS encoding response regulator — translation MEKIKIFIVDDHEVVRLGLQGLFARYEELEIVGEAASGEEAVQVVPVIKPDVVLLDVRLQGIHGADTCRLITSAVPGIKVVMLSSFAEPEEVQAAFTAGASAYVLKNITSGNVIKAIKAVMQGESFIDPEITEQVMSLIRGEKAASQISGLSKREEEILHLVGEGKTNKEIGRELFLSEKTVRNHVSRILDKLGVSNRSQAAAFMARRSVIEKMTDHKK, via the coding sequence ATGGAAAAAATAAAAATATTTATAGTTGATGACCACGAAGTGGTGCGCTTGGGGCTGCAAGGCTTGTTTGCCAGATATGAGGAGCTGGAAATAGTAGGCGAAGCTGCTTCCGGTGAGGAAGCGGTGCAGGTTGTACCTGTTATCAAGCCCGATGTGGTTCTTCTGGATGTCCGTCTCCAGGGTATTCACGGCGCGGATACCTGTCGCTTAATCACTTCCGCCGTGCCCGGCATCAAGGTTGTGATGCTGTCATCTTTTGCCGAACCGGAAGAAGTCCAGGCCGCATTTACTGCCGGTGCTTCAGCATACGTCCTTAAAAATATTACCAGTGGCAATGTTATTAAGGCTATTAAGGCTGTGATGCAGGGAGAGTCGTTTATTGATCCGGAGATTACAGAACAGGTTATGAGCCTGATTCGCGGAGAAAAAGCTGCGTCGCAAATCAGCGGGCTGAGTAAACGGGAAGAAGAAATTTTGCATTTGGTGGGAGAAGGGAAGACCAATAAAGAAATCGGCCGTGAACTTTTCTTGAGTGAAAAGACGGTTCGCAACCACGTCAGCCGCATTCTCGATAAACTTGGTGTTTCTAACAGATCACAGGCTGCTGCCTTTATGGCAAGACGCAGCGTGATCGAAAAAATGACAGACCACAAAAAATGA
- a CDS encoding amidohydrolase family protein — MQIISIPAEATIKYGAAWDGFSDSLSGPGSIHYNNSLISDSPAIRSAVLDYTKHTVMPALIDCHVHLNLPTKNNDTPVNRANKFLQSGIAAVREAGSPPGTKAPLSPLKVINTIQAIYRSGCYGSNLGTSVEDVSAALHTIDRLADSGAGQIKIIASGIFSFTNYGETGAVPFTTNELTRMVTHAKAAGLKVMAHATGDEAVQRCLEAGVDTIEHGYFISEETLHKMAENDTAWIPTLIPAAIHLLEPKLSKNLSAHQRETLRRTLERHRQLVAKAAGLNVCIGAGTDAGAVGVPHGPSLLWEITQLISCGLTNVAALKSATSHAARICGFSGYGKLTPGQRSPVLVLEKNPLKQITTLQEPVALLIPS, encoded by the coding sequence TTGCAGATTATCAGCATTCCGGCAGAGGCCACAATTAAATACGGAGCCGCATGGGACGGTTTTTCCGACTCACTGTCCGGCCCCGGATCAATCCATTATAACAATAGTTTAATTTCAGACTCACCGGCCATACGCAGCGCCGTTTTAGACTATACAAAACACACTGTTATGCCGGCCCTGATAGATTGTCATGTCCATCTAAATCTTCCCACCAAAAACAATGATACACCTGTTAACAGGGCAAATAAATTCCTGCAATCAGGGATTGCCGCCGTTCGCGAAGCAGGTTCGCCGCCAGGCACAAAAGCGCCACTCTCTCCCTTAAAGGTAATTAACACCATCCAGGCAATCTACCGGTCCGGCTGCTACGGCTCCAATCTTGGAACTTCTGTAGAGGATGTCTCCGCTGCGCTGCATACCATAGACAGGCTGGCCGATTCCGGCGCCGGCCAGATAAAAATAATAGCTTCGGGAATCTTTAGCTTTACCAACTACGGAGAAACGGGAGCTGTACCTTTTACTACAAACGAGCTGACCCGCATGGTTACCCATGCCAAAGCAGCCGGGTTAAAAGTAATGGCCCATGCCACCGGGGATGAAGCTGTACAACGCTGCCTGGAAGCCGGCGTAGATACAATAGAACACGGATATTTTATATCTGAGGAAACTTTGCATAAAATGGCTGAGAATGATACAGCCTGGATTCCCACCCTCATCCCCGCAGCGATTCATCTGCTTGAGCCAAAGCTGTCAAAGAACTTATCTGCGCACCAGCGTGAAACCCTCAGACGTACCCTGGAGCGCCACCGGCAGCTTGTAGCCAAAGCAGCCGGGCTTAATGTCTGTATCGGAGCAGGCACCGATGCGGGAGCTGTGGGGGTACCTCACGGACCCTCCCTCCTATGGGAAATAACACAGCTAATCAGCTGCGGACTTACAAACGTAGCCGCCTTAAAGAGTGCCACATCACACGCAGCCCGAATCTGTGGCTTTTCAGGATATGGCAAACTGACTCCGGGGCAAAGATCTCCGGTACTGGTCTTAGAGAAAAACCCTTTGAAGCAAATCACCACACTACAGGAGCCGGTTGCGTTGCTGATTCCTTCATAA
- a CDS encoding efflux RND transporter permease subunit gives MFLSRWAINRPVATLTLMLAVMMLGAVSLANLQLDILPKINPPVMTVITELPGATAEEVLTLITEPLEGVAATVSGIETLRSISREGNSVVILQFDWDVELSEVRTELAEKLDMLPLPEDAGRPQIIRFDPTQMPLLQVFATAGDQTSIEDISEHVAQNVKPRLEAVPGVAEVRIVGGISREVRVELDIDQLYAHQLGVSRIAGMVAGSSTALPLGVVTDSGARKHLRLPAAFNNIDQLRQLPVSFVPSEAGLGEPVELEQLGRVEETLVEGGSVTRLNANPAVGIQIQKDGTGNTAAVARAVRQELEDIREEDGGMDLAVALDQGLFIEESLQSSAVSLIAGGFFAMAVLLAFLGSLLSTLIIAVAIPFSIIATFILMFAGGMSLNIMTLGGLALGVGMFVDNSIVVIENIYRHLQEDKGPAEAARDGSGEVAGAITAATLTTIVVFLPVIFVGGLTGTLFQELALTVTFALLSSLVVSLTVIPMLASRWLRKFSAGEGGRRFKKRESFFGRLLHYSLRHKWLVLGMVVLLLALSTLGISRIGTEFLPAVDEQVFTVDLQLPVETPLDQTAERVREFEAQLLAMPEVRQVTALVGGGAGFSRARSALQGTRENSGQLIVALKEDAPPTLAVMHDVREKFMKQKNDDEELAFNLHSSLFFAPGSSANLLQLTLTGPEFAQLRSYAAELVDSLADVKGLTGTESAADDRLPEIRVVLDNGAALRSGLVPQYVGDEVRAAIQGRIVGRIPGTQDLLNVRVRLQREDTDGIEAIRQIPLQAQNGLIPLQEIAAVEEGFGPAAIIREEQKLTVDVSGQVENRDIGSVLADALKRADELDLAEGYEVQAAGTAQLMQEGFASLQTAFILSLALIYLVMAAQFESLKAPLVILFTAPLAVIGVVAALLLTNTSFGITAYIGLIVLGGIVVNNGIVLVDFMQRKRRQGASMSEAVTEAVHQRTRPVLMTAFTTILGLLPLAASLGDGAELQAPLARTVIGGLLSSTMLTLVIVPLLYAIFHRKENSPAQSGTE, from the coding sequence GTGTTTTTATCCCGTTGGGCCATTAACCGGCCTGTGGCAACTTTGACTTTAATGCTGGCAGTAATGATGCTGGGTGCAGTATCACTGGCAAACCTGCAACTGGACATACTGCCTAAAATAAATCCACCTGTGATGACAGTGATTACAGAGCTGCCGGGAGCTACGGCCGAAGAAGTGCTGACCCTGATTACCGAACCGCTGGAAGGGGTGGCGGCCACCGTCTCAGGAATTGAAACCCTGCGCTCAATTTCCCGGGAAGGAAATTCTGTTGTAATCCTGCAGTTTGACTGGGATGTGGAGTTGTCTGAGGTTAGGACGGAACTGGCAGAGAAGCTGGATATGTTACCTTTGCCGGAAGACGCGGGGCGGCCACAGATTATCCGCTTTGATCCCACCCAGATGCCGCTCTTGCAGGTTTTTGCCACCGCCGGTGACCAAACCTCCATTGAGGATATCTCAGAACATGTGGCCCAAAATGTTAAGCCGCGTCTGGAAGCGGTTCCCGGTGTGGCGGAAGTGCGGATTGTGGGCGGCATCTCCCGTGAGGTGCGGGTAGAGTTGGACATTGACCAATTGTATGCCCACCAGCTGGGTGTATCAAGGATTGCCGGAATGGTAGCCGGAAGTTCAACGGCCCTGCCATTGGGGGTGGTTACCGACAGCGGTGCCAGAAAACACCTTCGTCTGCCGGCAGCCTTTAACAATATTGACCAGCTGCGGCAGCTGCCGGTAAGTTTTGTGCCCTCCGAAGCGGGGCTTGGTGAACCGGTTGAACTGGAGCAGTTAGGCCGTGTTGAAGAGACGCTTGTTGAAGGGGGGTCTGTAACCCGTTTAAATGCCAATCCGGCGGTGGGAATACAGATTCAAAAAGACGGGACAGGAAATACTGCGGCGGTTGCCCGGGCTGTGCGGCAGGAGTTGGAGGATATCAGGGAAGAGGATGGCGGCATGGATTTGGCGGTGGCTCTGGATCAGGGCCTTTTTATTGAGGAATCGCTGCAGTCCAGCGCAGTCAGTCTGATAGCCGGGGGTTTTTTTGCCATGGCGGTTCTGCTGGCCTTTTTGGGAAGCTTGCTTAGTACCTTGATTATTGCTGTGGCCATTCCTTTTTCAATAATAGCCACCTTCATTTTAATGTTTGCCGGCGGCATGAGCCTAAATATCATGACGCTGGGTGGGCTGGCATTGGGCGTTGGCATGTTTGTGGACAATTCCATTGTGGTTATAGAAAATATTTACCGTCATTTGCAGGAAGACAAAGGGCCGGCGGAAGCGGCCCGGGACGGCAGCGGAGAAGTGGCCGGTGCTATTACTGCAGCTACTTTGACTACAATTGTAGTATTTTTGCCGGTAATCTTTGTGGGAGGATTGACAGGGACTTTGTTTCAGGAACTGGCGCTAACCGTAACTTTTGCTTTGCTTAGTTCTTTGGTGGTGTCTCTGACCGTTATTCCCATGTTGGCGTCCAGATGGTTGCGTAAGTTTTCTGCAGGCGAGGGGGGCAGGCGCTTTAAGAAGCGGGAGTCTTTTTTTGGTCGTCTGCTGCACTATTCCCTGCGGCATAAATGGCTGGTGCTGGGAATGGTTGTTCTCCTGTTGGCTCTTTCCACCCTGGGGATATCCCGCATCGGTACTGAGTTTTTGCCTGCTGTGGATGAACAGGTTTTTACGGTGGATTTGCAGCTGCCGGTGGAAACACCCCTAGACCAAACAGCAGAGCGGGTTCGGGAGTTTGAGGCGCAATTGTTGGCCATGCCGGAAGTCAGGCAGGTTACGGCTCTGGTGGGCGGAGGTGCAGGTTTTTCCCGGGCCAGGTCCGCACTGCAGGGTACGCGGGAAAATTCAGGGCAATTGATAGTGGCACTTAAGGAAGATGCCCCTCCTACCTTGGCTGTAATGCATGATGTGCGTGAGAAGTTCATGAAGCAGAAAAACGATGACGAAGAGTTGGCCTTTAACCTTCACTCGTCCCTCTTTTTTGCGCCGGGCAGCAGCGCTAATTTGTTGCAACTAACTCTAACCGGACCTGAATTTGCTCAACTGCGCTCTTATGCAGCGGAATTGGTTGATTCGCTGGCCGATGTAAAAGGTCTGACCGGAACAGAGAGTGCTGCAGACGACAGGCTGCCGGAGATTAGGGTTGTTCTGGATAACGGTGCTGCTTTAAGGAGTGGGCTTGTGCCCCAATATGTAGGCGATGAAGTAAGAGCTGCCATTCAGGGCCGGATTGTTGGTCGGATTCCCGGCACACAAGATTTGCTAAATGTTCGGGTCAGATTACAAAGGGAAGATACCGATGGAATAGAAGCTATCCGTCAGATACCTCTGCAGGCCCAAAATGGCCTGATTCCCTTGCAGGAAATTGCCGCTGTAGAGGAAGGCTTTGGGCCTGCGGCCATTATTCGCGAAGAACAAAAGCTTACTGTGGACGTTTCGGGGCAGGTGGAAAACAGGGACATTGGTTCTGTTCTGGCAGATGCCCTAAAGCGGGCAGATGAACTGGATTTGGCTGAAGGTTATGAGGTGCAGGCGGCGGGAACGGCACAGTTGATGCAGGAAGGGTTTGCTTCCCTGCAAACAGCGTTTATTCTGTCTCTGGCGTTAATCTATCTGGTTATGGCAGCCCAGTTTGAATCATTAAAAGCACCTCTGGTAATTTTGTTTACGGCCCCGCTGGCGGTAATCGGTGTGGTGGCGGCACTGCTTTTAACCAACACCTCCTTTGGTATTACCGCTTATATTGGTCTGATTGTATTGGGCGGTATTGTGGTCAATAACGGCATTGTTCTGGTGGATTTTATGCAAAGAAAAAGACGGCAGGGAGCATCAATGTCTGAAGCCGTTACAGAAGCGGTTCACCAACGCACACGGCCGGTATTGATGACGGCTTTTACAACCATTCTGGGGCTTTTACCTCTGGCGGCCAGTTTGGGGGACGGCGCCGAGCTGCAGGCCCCGCTGGCCAGGACCGTTATTGGGGGACTCTTAAGTTCCACCATGTTGACCCTGGTCATTGTGCCGCTGCTATATGCCATATTCCACCGAAAAGAAAACAGCCCCGCTCAATCCGGGACTGAATAG
- the nifV gene encoding homocitrate synthase: MKRFYDGLKDKQVMLVDTTLRDGEQTAGVVFSNKEKIRIAQMLDSLGVHQLEVGIPVMGGDEKDAIRGIVDLDLDASIMAWNRANIADIQESLDCGVDALAISISTSDIHITHKLQTSREWVLDNMSKAVEFAKKHDKYVSVNAEDASRSDLEFMIQFALRAKECGADRVRFCDTVGILEPFRTFDIIAQVIRETGMDVEMHTHNDFGMATANSLAGVKAGATMIGVTVNGLGERAGNAVLAEVAMALKYLYNIDVNVKPRELRELSEYVALASGRSLPVCKPIVGSNMFAHESGIHADGVIKHPATYEVFHPEEVGLERQIILGKHSGSRSIVLKFQEYGIMLTDAEASEMLSMVRSAAVDLKRTLFDKELMYIYEEFLRKKKKSKGA, encoded by the coding sequence ATGAAAAGGTTTTATGATGGGCTAAAAGACAAGCAAGTTATGCTGGTGGACACCACCCTGCGTGACGGAGAGCAAACCGCCGGTGTTGTATTTTCAAACAAAGAAAAAATTCGTATTGCTCAGATGCTGGACTCATTGGGAGTACACCAATTGGAAGTGGGTATTCCGGTAATGGGAGGCGATGAGAAGGATGCCATCCGCGGTATTGTTGATTTGGACTTGGATGCCAGCATTATGGCCTGGAACCGGGCCAACATTGCCGATATTCAGGAATCGCTGGACTGCGGCGTGGATGCTTTGGCTATTTCCATCTCCACATCCGATATCCATATTACTCATAAATTGCAGACTTCCCGGGAATGGGTTCTGGATAACATGTCCAAAGCGGTGGAGTTTGCTAAAAAGCATGATAAGTATGTTTCGGTGAACGCTGAAGATGCTTCCAGAAGCGACCTGGAGTTTATGATTCAGTTTGCTCTGCGCGCCAAGGAATGTGGAGCTGACCGTGTCCGTTTCTGCGATACGGTGGGGATTCTTGAGCCCTTTAGGACCTTTGATATCATTGCTCAGGTAATCAGGGAAACGGGCATGGATGTGGAAATGCACACCCATAATGATTTCGGAATGGCCACAGCCAACTCCCTGGCCGGCGTAAAAGCGGGAGCCACCATGATTGGTGTTACCGTAAACGGCTTGGGTGAGAGGGCCGGTAACGCGGTGCTGGCGGAAGTGGCCATGGCTCTTAAGTATTTATATAACATTGATGTCAATGTAAAGCCGCGGGAACTGCGTGAGCTGTCCGAATATGTGGCGCTGGCCTCCGGCCGTTCACTGCCGGTATGCAAGCCCATCGTAGGCAGCAATATGTTTGCCCATGAATCCGGGATTCATGCCGACGGAGTAATTAAACATCCCGCCACTTATGAAGTATTCCATCCGGAAGAGGTTGGTCTGGAGCGCCAGATTATTTTGGGTAAACACTCCGGCAGTCGCTCCATTGTGCTAAAGTTTCAGGAGTACGGTATTATGCTTACCGATGCGGAAGCCAGCGAGATGCTGTCCATGGTGCGTTCCGCTGCAGTGGATCTGAAAAGGACGCTGTTTGACAAAGAATTAATGTATATTTATGAAGAATTTCTGCGCAAGAAAAAGAAAAGCAAAGGCGCGTAA